A genome region from Flavobacterium sp. CFS9 includes the following:
- a CDS encoding prolyl oligopeptidase family serine peptidase yields MKLKVTLLLFLNIGFFAFAQENLTYQKPSKSILDLADYEKAPTVSMDTKKENMLLMYRSTYKTLDDLNQDELRLGGLRINPVTNISSSVTYTTNLKLRKISGKEEVQVSGLPQNPKISNILWSPNDKKILFSHTTSSGVELWFLDVETAKATKLTEATVNANLGNPFSWFLDNETILVKMLPKNRKPLLDPKNDLPTGPIISNTAGTKSQNRTFPDMLKNQNDEINFENITTSELYKVNLNGNATLFKEAAMYYGERISPDGNYIMLTTIQKPFSYVVPLYRFPSRTIVYDARGKEIKIVNEVPLNEIIPKGFMAVRKGKREMAWRNDKPATLSYVVALDEGDPANKVDFRDEVFLWNAPFTSDATSLVKVPQRYDDIIWGNDNTAFLTDQWYDTRNTKTYLINPANPAQQPKVITDRNQQDVYSDPGVFETRKNEYNKYVLAIEKDNAYRIGEGYTKEGQFPFIDEFNLKTLQSKRIYTSPYKDKKEDLLEIEDFKSGKVLVQIQSKSEYPNYYFRNIKKQNSLTPITSFKNPFESIKNVSKEVIKYKRKDGVELSGTLYLPAGYDKVKKEKLPLLIWAYPAEYKDRNSAGQSTQNSNEFTTPYYGSFVYWVTKGYVVLDDAAFPIIGEGTTEPNDNFMPQLVANAEAAIDAVDALGYINRKKVAIGGHSYGAFMTANLLTHSNLFACGIARSGAYNRTLTPFGFQTEQRNYWEVPDVYTKMSPFMNADKMKTPLLLVHGEADNNPGTFTLQTERYYQALKGLGATARMVILPKEAHSYVAKENIFHLLWEQDQFLEKYLKN; encoded by the coding sequence ATGAAATTAAAGGTTACATTACTGCTATTTCTTAACATTGGCTTTTTTGCCTTTGCACAGGAAAATCTCACTTACCAAAAACCATCAAAATCTATCTTAGATTTAGCCGATTACGAAAAAGCTCCTACAGTATCGATGGATACTAAAAAAGAGAATATGCTATTAATGTACAGGAGTACATATAAAACACTCGATGATTTGAACCAGGACGAACTTCGCTTAGGAGGTTTAAGAATTAATCCGGTCACAAACATTTCCAGCTCTGTAACTTATACAACGAATCTAAAGCTAAGAAAAATTAGTGGTAAGGAAGAAGTTCAGGTTTCAGGATTACCTCAAAATCCAAAAATAAGCAACATCCTTTGGTCTCCAAATGATAAAAAAATACTGTTCTCTCACACCACAAGTTCCGGTGTTGAACTTTGGTTTCTGGATGTTGAAACTGCAAAAGCAACAAAACTTACCGAGGCAACTGTTAATGCCAATTTAGGAAATCCGTTTAGCTGGTTCTTAGACAATGAGACTATTTTGGTAAAAATGCTTCCAAAAAACAGAAAACCATTGTTAGATCCTAAAAATGATTTACCAACTGGTCCAATTATCTCTAATACGGCAGGAACAAAATCTCAAAACAGAACATTTCCTGATATGTTGAAAAATCAAAATGACGAAATTAATTTTGAAAACATTACCACTTCTGAACTTTACAAAGTTAACCTTAACGGAAATGCTACATTGTTTAAAGAAGCTGCAATGTATTACGGAGAAAGGATTTCGCCAGACGGTAATTATATTATGCTGACAACAATTCAAAAACCATTTTCTTATGTAGTTCCTTTATACCGATTCCCATCCCGAACTATTGTTTATGATGCAAGAGGAAAAGAAATTAAAATAGTGAATGAAGTTCCGTTAAACGAAATAATACCAAAAGGTTTTATGGCTGTTCGAAAAGGAAAAAGAGAAATGGCATGGAGAAATGATAAACCGGCAACCTTATCTTATGTTGTGGCTTTAGACGAGGGTGATCCTGCTAATAAAGTTGATTTTAGAGATGAAGTTTTTCTTTGGAATGCTCCTTTTACAAGTGACGCGACTTCTTTAGTAAAAGTACCACAACGTTACGACGATATTATTTGGGGTAATGATAATACCGCTTTTCTAACGGACCAATGGTACGACACCCGTAATACTAAAACCTACCTGATCAATCCGGCAAACCCAGCTCAACAGCCAAAAGTAATTACAGACAGAAACCAACAAGATGTTTACTCAGATCCGGGAGTTTTCGAAACCAGAAAAAACGAATACAACAAATATGTTCTGGCGATTGAGAAAGACAATGCTTATCGTATTGGAGAAGGATACACCAAAGAAGGACAATTCCCTTTTATTGATGAATTCAATCTAAAAACATTACAATCCAAGCGTATTTACACTTCTCCATATAAAGACAAAAAAGAAGATTTACTTGAAATTGAAGATTTTAAATCAGGAAAAGTTTTAGTACAAATTCAGTCTAAGAGTGAATATCCGAATTACTACTTCAGAAATATCAAAAAACAAAACAGCTTAACACCAATTACTTCTTTCAAAAATCCGTTTGAAAGTATTAAAAATGTAAGCAAAGAAGTGATCAAATACAAGCGTAAGGATGGTGTTGAACTTTCAGGAACTTTATACTTACCGGCAGGTTATGATAAAGTGAAAAAAGAAAAATTACCTTTATTAATCTGGGCTTATCCAGCTGAATACAAAGACAGAAACAGCGCTGGGCAATCGACTCAAAATTCAAATGAATTTACAACTCCTTATTACGGATCGTTCGTGTACTGGGTAACCAAAGGATATGTTGTTCTTGATGATGCTGCTTTCCCAATTATTGGTGAAGGAACGACTGAACCTAACGATAACTTTATGCCACAATTGGTAGCCAATGCAGAAGCTGCTATTGATGCTGTTGATGCTTTAGGATACATTAACCGTAAAAAAGTAGCTATTGGAGGTCACTCTTATGGCGCTTTTATGACTGCTAATTTACTAACACACTCAAACCTTTTCGCTTGTGGAATTGCCCGAAGCGGTGCTTATAACAGAACGCTGACTCCTTTTGGATTCCAAACAGAACAACGTAATTATTGGGAGGTTCCGGATGTCTATACTAAAATGTCTCCTTTTATGAATGCCGACAAAATGAAAACACCTCTTTTGTTAGTTCATGGTGAGGCCGATAATAATCCGGGAACTTTTACTTTACAAACAGAGCGTTACTATCAGGCTTTGAAAGGCTTAGGAGCGACTGCAAGAATGGTTATCCTACCGAAAGAAGCACATAGTTATGTTGCCAAAGAAAACATTTTTCACTTGCTTTGGGAACAAGATCAGTTTTTAGAAAAATATCTTAAAAACTAA
- a CDS encoding ABC transporter ATP-binding protein: MLDIQNISFSYTENPVIKNVSFTINKGENIAIIGESGCGKSTLLKLMYGLYNLDEGKIFYNEKPVLGPKYNLIPGMPFMKYLAQDFDLSPYETVAENVGKFLSNGFANMKKLRVQELLEMVEMEQFSNVKAKFLSGGQQQRVALVRVLALEPEVILLDEPFSQIDAFRKNALRRNLFRYLKQKGITCIIATHDSTDALSFADEAIVMRNGEVIIKDNPTKIYEDPETKYVASLFGEVNEVPTHLLVPYEDQMHKTLVYPHQFKMVTESNLPVKIRRTYFRGNHYLIETVYKRQLIFFESEIDLPLEQEIFLGLNYL; this comes from the coding sequence ATGCTCGACATTCAAAATATCTCTTTTTCGTACACCGAAAACCCTGTTATAAAAAACGTTTCTTTTACCATAAATAAAGGTGAGAATATTGCCATTATTGGTGAAAGCGGCTGTGGAAAAAGTACACTTTTAAAACTTATGTACGGCTTGTACAACCTGGATGAAGGCAAGATTTTTTATAATGAGAAGCCTGTTTTAGGACCAAAATATAATTTGATTCCCGGAATGCCATTTATGAAATATCTGGCTCAGGATTTCGATTTGTCTCCTTATGAAACAGTGGCTGAAAATGTTGGGAAGTTTCTTTCGAATGGTTTTGCGAACATGAAAAAATTGCGTGTTCAGGAATTATTGGAAATGGTAGAAATGGAGCAGTTTTCAAATGTGAAAGCTAAATTTTTGAGTGGTGGTCAACAGCAGAGAGTAGCTTTAGTGAGAGTCTTGGCATTAGAACCAGAGGTGATCTTATTGGATGAACCGTTCAGTCAAATCGATGCTTTTAGAAAAAATGCATTACGCCGAAACCTATTTCGCTATTTGAAGCAAAAAGGAATTACCTGTATCATTGCTACACACGATAGTACAGATGCTTTGTCATTTGCCGACGAAGCGATTGTAATGCGAAATGGAGAGGTCATCATTAAAGATAATCCAACAAAAATTTACGAAGATCCTGAAACGAAATATGTAGCTTCGCTTTTTGGAGAGGTAAATGAAGTTCCTACTCATTTATTGGTTCCGTATGAAGATCAAATGCATAAAACTCTGGTATATCCGCATCAGTTTAAAATGGTTACCGAGTCTAATTTACCGGTAAAAATCAGAAGGACTTATTTTAGAGGGAACCACTATCTTATCGAAACGGTTTATAAAAGACAATTAATCTTTTTTGAAAGTGAAATTGATCTGCCTTTGGAGCAGGAAATATTTTTAGGTTTGAATTATTTATAA